Proteins encoded by one window of Winogradskyella sp. PG-2:
- a CDS encoding c-type cytochrome: MKQVIYRNLTSKILHLGFILLLTFSTSLTAQEGDPVKGKALFNANCAACHKLDKPMTGPALRNVEARLAEDEGLDRAWLNAWIRNSAAVIKSGDAYANKIYKEYKGVAMTPYPGFTDQDISDILAYTATTPPPPPPPTEITANGNGKGSGVSNNLILGALAVLFGLLALALILVKRTLNRFADAKGIEVASKEKGTPIWKAFVQNQFLVLVTAIFFLLASGYFVYGYFMQVGIDQGYEPVQPIHYSHRIHAGDNAIDCKYCHSSARVSKHSGIPSLNVCMNCHKSISNVAPETLAEGKTYGVDYDAEIQKLYEAVGWDGTGYTGDSQPVKWVRIHNLPDFVYFNHSQHVMVGGVECQTCHGPVEEMEVMYQYSPLTMGWCINCHRETNVKVKDNDYYTKIHEELSKKYGVDQLTVAQMGGLECGKCHY; the protein is encoded by the coding sequence ATGAAACAGGTGATCTACCGTAATTTAACCTCAAAGATTCTTCATCTAGGTTTTATTTTATTACTTACGTTTTCAACCTCACTTACAGCCCAAGAAGGCGACCCAGTAAAAGGAAAAGCTTTATTTAATGCAAATTGTGCTGCTTGTCATAAATTAGACAAGCCAATGACTGGTCCTGCTCTACGTAATGTGGAAGCAAGATTGGCGGAAGATGAAGGTTTAGATAGGGCTTGGCTTAATGCGTGGATTCGTAATAGCGCTGCAGTCATTAAATCTGGGGATGCTTATGCAAATAAAATATACAAAGAATACAAGGGTGTCGCTATGACACCTTACCCTGGTTTTACAGATCAGGATATCTCAGATATTTTGGCTTATACTGCAACAACTCCACCTCCTCCGCCACCTCCTACTGAGATCACGGCAAATGGTAACGGTAAAGGTTCAGGTGTTTCAAACAACTTAATTCTTGGGGCATTAGCAGTTTTATTTGGCTTATTAGCCTTAGCATTAATCTTAGTAAAGCGTACCTTAAATCGTTTTGCAGATGCTAAAGGAATTGAAGTTGCTTCTAAAGAAAAAGGCACACCTATTTGGAAAGCTTTTGTTCAAAATCAATTTTTAGTATTAGTAACAGCAATATTCTTCTTGTTAGCAAGTGGGTATTTTGTTTACGGTTATTTTATGCAAGTGGGTATTGATCAAGGCTACGAACCAGTGCAGCCAATACACTATTCGCATAGAATACATGCTGGTGATAATGCTATCGATTGTAAATACTGTCACTCTTCAGCAAGAGTAAGTAAGCATTCAGGTATACCGTCATTAAATGTATGTATGAACTGTCATAAATCAATTTCAAATGTAGCTCCAGAAACACTTGCGGAAGGTAAAACATATGGTGTAGATTATGATGCTGAGATTCAGAAATTATACGAAGCAGTAGGATGGGATGGAACAGGTTATACGGGAGATTCTCAACCTGTAAAATGGGTGCGCATTCATAACTTGCCAGATTTTGTTTATTTCAACCACTCACAACACGTTATGGTTGGAGGTGTTGAATGTCAAACCTGTCATGGACCAGTTGAGGAAATGGAAGTGATGTACCAGTATTCGCCATTAACAATGGGTTGGTGTATCAACTGTCACAGAGAAACAAATGTAAAAGTTAAAGACAACGATTACTATACAAAGATTCACGAAGAGTTATCTAAAAAGTATGGAGTTGATCAGTTAACTGTGGCACAGATGGGCGGATTAGAATGTGGTAAGTGTCATTATTAA
- a CDS encoding SPOR domain-containing protein: MTFKTKYLGLIILLLMFSNMTFSQEGEVTVNQDSDIDKLLEYKKDIKTTKVYRIQVYQSVDPDKAQREKANFLNSYEQWPVEIIWNTPNYKVWVGNFATRLEADRAWAKIKEKYMNAIIFQPKSDKK; encoded by the coding sequence ATGACATTTAAAACCAAATATTTAGGCCTCATTATTTTGCTGTTAATGTTTTCTAACATGACATTTTCTCAAGAAGGAGAAGTTACTGTTAATCAAGATAGTGATATTGATAAATTACTGGAATATAAGAAGGACATTAAAACCACTAAGGTATATAGAATCCAAGTATATCAAAGCGTTGATCCTGACAAAGCACAGCGCGAGAAAGCTAACTTCTTAAATTCATATGAGCAATGGCCTGTTGAAATCATTTGGAACACACCAAATTATAAGGTTTGGGTTGGTAATTTTGCCACACGTTTAGAGGCTGATCGTGCTTGGGCAAAAATTAAGGAAAAATACATGAATGCTATTATTTTTCAGCCCAAGTCAGATAAAAAATAA
- the infB gene encoding translation initiation factor IF-2 codes for MAQTRLNKVLRELNISIDRAVDFLESKGIEIEKSPNTKISQEVYDTLSDEFQTDATKREKAQEVSEAKLKEKEELREKREREIEEKQKQEEVVKEAKEAVVKAKADLSGPKQVGKIDLDKKPKAVKKEEPKVAEAKEKPKAKVEDSKKTEPKSKAETKKTEKVEAKKETKKEETTEVSEEPVEETLKTQYKKLSGPKATGKKIDLTQFNKPKKKKEEKKPAAASGDANKRKRRRISKGGNTPGGKPNFDNRRGGQKGRGGNSRPKVVKEEPSEEDVKKQIRETLEKLQGKSNKGKGAKYRRDKRDQHREQTEIDQEIAAAESKTIKVTEFVTVSEIATMMTVGVTEVISACMSLGMMVTMNQRLDAETLTIVAEEFGYGVEFVTADIEESIEEYIDDPKDLLPRAPIVTVMGHVDHGKTSLLDYIREENVIAGESGGITQHIGAYGVELEDGQKIAFLDTPGHEAFTAMRARGAQVTDIAIIVVAADDAIMPQTKEAISHAQAAGVPIVFAINKIDKPDANPEKVKEQLAAMNLLVEDWGGKIQSHDISAKMGTGIKELLEKVLLEAELLELKANPNKPAIGTVVEAYLDKGRGYVSTILVQAGTLRIGDYVLAGKNSGKVKAMQDERGNDVAEAGPATPVSILGLDGAPQAGDKFNVFEDEREAKQIATKRTQLQREQSVRTQRHITLDEIGRRIALGDFQELNIILKGDVDGSVEALTDSFQKLSTEEIQVNIIHKGVGAITESDVLLATASDAIIVGFNVRPVGNARMIADKEEIDIRTYSIIYAAINDLKDAMEGMLSPEVKEEVTGTAEIREIFKVSKIGNIAGCMVMNGKILRNAGIRIIRDGVVVHTGELAALKRFKDDVKEVAKGYDCGMQIKGFNDIIIGDVVESFQEVEVKKKLK; via the coding sequence ATGGCTCAGACAAGATTAAATAAGGTATTAAGGGAGTTAAACATCTCTATTGATCGTGCTGTGGATTTTTTAGAATCCAAAGGCATAGAGATTGAGAAAAGTCCAAATACCAAAATTTCGCAAGAGGTTTATGACACGCTTTCTGATGAATTTCAGACAGATGCAACTAAGCGTGAAAAGGCTCAAGAAGTTAGTGAAGCTAAACTCAAAGAAAAAGAGGAGCTTCGCGAAAAGCGCGAACGCGAAATTGAGGAAAAGCAAAAGCAAGAAGAAGTTGTTAAAGAAGCTAAGGAAGCTGTAGTTAAAGCAAAAGCTGATTTAAGTGGGCCAAAACAAGTTGGTAAAATAGACTTAGATAAGAAGCCTAAAGCTGTTAAAAAAGAAGAGCCTAAAGTTGCAGAGGCTAAAGAAAAGCCAAAGGCTAAAGTCGAAGATTCTAAGAAAACGGAACCAAAATCAAAAGCTGAAACTAAGAAAACTGAAAAAGTTGAAGCAAAAAAAGAAACTAAAAAAGAAGAAACTACCGAGGTTTCAGAAGAACCAGTAGAAGAAACTTTAAAAACACAATATAAAAAGCTTTCAGGTCCTAAAGCAACTGGTAAGAAAATTGACCTTACGCAGTTTAATAAACCAAAAAAGAAGAAAGAAGAAAAGAAACCAGCGGCAGCTTCAGGGGATGCTAATAAACGTAAAAGACGTCGTATTAGTAAAGGTGGAAATACACCTGGTGGAAAACCAAACTTTGATAATAGAAGAGGTGGTCAAAAAGGAAGAGGTGGAAATTCTAGACCAAAAGTGGTTAAGGAAGAACCTAGTGAAGAAGATGTTAAAAAGCAAATTAGAGAAACACTTGAAAAATTACAAGGTAAATCTAATAAAGGTAAAGGAGCTAAATACAGAAGAGACAAAAGAGATCAACATAGAGAACAAACAGAGATTGATCAAGAAATTGCAGCAGCTGAAAGTAAAACTATAAAAGTTACTGAATTTGTAACGGTTAGTGAAATAGCTACGATGATGACGGTTGGTGTAACTGAAGTTATTTCAGCGTGTATGTCTTTAGGTATGATGGTAACCATGAACCAAAGACTAGATGCAGAAACATTAACTATAGTTGCTGAAGAGTTTGGCTATGGAGTAGAGTTTGTTACTGCAGATATTGAAGAATCTATTGAAGAATATATTGACGATCCTAAAGATTTATTACCACGTGCACCTATTGTCACTGTAATGGGTCACGTCGATCACGGTAAAACATCTTTATTAGATTACATACGTGAGGAAAATGTAATTGCTGGTGAATCTGGTGGAATTACACAACATATTGGTGCTTATGGTGTTGAATTAGAAGATGGCCAAAAAATAGCGTTCTTAGATACACCTGGTCACGAAGCCTTTACAGCGATGCGTGCTCGTGGTGCTCAAGTTACTGATATTGCAATTATTGTTGTTGCAGCAGATGATGCGATTATGCCACAAACTAAAGAAGCAATTTCTCATGCTCAAGCGGCTGGTGTTCCAATAGTTTTTGCGATTAATAAAATTGATAAACCAGATGCTAATCCTGAAAAAGTTAAGGAGCAATTAGCAGCAATGAATCTTCTAGTAGAAGATTGGGGTGGAAAAATTCAGTCTCATGATATCTCTGCTAAAATGGGAACTGGAATAAAAGAGTTACTAGAGAAAGTATTACTTGAAGCTGAACTTTTAGAGTTAAAAGCTAATCCTAATAAACCAGCAATTGGTACAGTTGTAGAAGCGTATTTAGATAAAGGTAGAGGATATGTATCAACTATACTTGTACAGGCAGGTACACTACGTATTGGAGATTACGTTTTAGCAGGAAAAAATAGTGGTAAAGTTAAAGCAATGCAAGATGAACGTGGTAATGATGTTGCTGAAGCAGGTCCTGCAACTCCAGTATCTATACTTGGTTTAGATGGTGCGCCGCAAGCGGGTGATAAATTCAATGTTTTTGAAGACGAGCGTGAAGCAAAACAAATTGCTACAAAGCGTACACAATTACAACGTGAGCAATCTGTTAGAACACAGCGTCATATTACACTTGATGAAATCGGAAGACGTATTGCACTTGGTGATTTCCAAGAGTTAAATATTATCCTTAAAGGTGATGTGGATGGCTCTGTTGAAGCTTTAACAGATTCATTCCAGAAATTATCTACAGAAGAAATACAAGTTAATATTATTCATAAAGGTGTTGGTGCTATTACTGAAAGTGACGTGTTATTAGCAACAGCTTCTGACGCAATCATTGTAGGATTTAATGTACGACCTGTTGGAAATGCAAGAATGATTGCTGATAAAGAAGAAATAGATATCAGAACATATTCTATTATTTATGCGGCCATTAATGATCTTAAAGATGCTATGGAAGGTATGTTATCTCCAGAGGTTAAAGAGGAAGTTACTGGTACTGCTGAAATTAGAGAAATATTTAAAGTTTCTAAAATTGGAAATATTGCTGGTTGTATGGTAATGAATGGTAAAATCTTAAGAAATGCTGGAATACGTATTATTAGAGATGGAGTCGTTGTTCATACAGGTGAGCTTGCTGCTTTAAAACGCTTTAAAGATGATGTTAAAGAGGTAGCGAAAGGTTACGATTGTGGTATGCAGATTAAAGGATTCAACGATATTATTATCGGAGATGTTGTAGAATCGTTCCAAGAAGTAGAAGTAAAGAAAAAGTTGAAGTAA
- the nusA gene encoding transcription termination factor NusA has protein sequence MENVALIESFSEFKDDKLIDRVTLMAILEDVLRNALKKKYGDDDNFDIIINPDKGDLEIWRNRIVVANGEVEEPNQEIELSEAQKIEPDFEVGEDVAEEVKLIDLGRRSILALRQNLISKIHEHDNTNIYKHFKELEGEIYTAEVHHIRHRAIILLDDDGNEIILPKDKQIPSDFFRKGENVRGIIESVELKGSKPAIIMSRTSPTFLEKLFEQEIPEVFDGLITVKKVVRIPGEKAKVAVDSYDDRIDPVGACVGMKGSRIHGIVRELGNENIDVINYTNNIQLFVTRALSPARVTSLKLDEETMRAEVLLKPEEVSKAIGRGGHNIRLAGQLTGYEIDVFREGAEEDVELKEFSDEIEGWIISEFSKAGLDTAKSILEQDVADLVKRTDLEEETIEEVIRILKEEFEE, from the coding sequence ATGGAAAATGTAGCGTTAATTGAATCATTTTCAGAATTTAAAGACGACAAATTAATAGATAGAGTTACGCTGATGGCGATTCTTGAAGATGTATTACGTAATGCATTAAAAAAGAAATATGGTGATGATGATAACTTTGATATCATTATTAATCCAGATAAAGGAGATTTAGAAATTTGGAGAAACCGTATTGTTGTTGCTAATGGAGAGGTTGAAGAACCAAATCAAGAAATTGAATTATCTGAAGCACAAAAAATAGAACCAGATTTTGAAGTTGGAGAAGATGTTGCTGAAGAAGTAAAATTAATTGACTTAGGAAGACGTTCAATTTTAGCATTAAGACAAAACTTAATTTCTAAGATTCACGAACACGATAATACAAACATATACAAGCATTTTAAAGAATTAGAAGGCGAAATATATACAGCAGAAGTTCACCATATACGCCATAGAGCAATTATATTGCTAGATGATGATGGTAATGAAATTATACTCCCAAAGGACAAACAAATTCCTTCAGATTTCTTTAGAAAAGGAGAAAATGTAAGAGGAATTATTGAGAGTGTAGAATTAAAAGGAAGTAAGCCAGCAATTATAATGTCTAGAACAAGTCCTACGTTCCTAGAGAAATTATTTGAGCAAGAAATACCAGAAGTTTTTGATGGTTTAATTACTGTGAAGAAAGTAGTACGTATTCCTGGAGAGAAGGCAAAAGTGGCGGTTGATTCTTATGATGATAGAATCGATCCTGTAGGAGCTTGTGTTGGTATGAAAGGTTCAAGAATTCATGGTATTGTGCGTGAATTAGGAAATGAAAATATTGATGTAATTAATTACACAAATAACATACAATTATTTGTAACAAGAGCATTAAGCCCAGCAAGAGTAACCTCGTTAAAATTAGACGAAGAAACAATGCGTGCTGAGGTTTTGTTGAAACCAGAAGAAGTTTCTAAAGCTATTGGTAGAGGTGGTCATAATATTCGTTTGGCTGGTCAACTGACAGGTTATGAGATTGATGTGTTTAGAGAAGGTGCAGAAGAAGATGTAGAATTAAAAGAATTCTCTGATGAAATTGAAGGATGGATTATTTCTGAATTTAGCAAAGCTGGTTTAGATACTGCTAAAAGTATTCTAGAGCAAGATGTTGCGGATTTAGTAAAACGTACAGATTTAGAAGAAGAGACAATAGAAGAAGTTATTAGAATTCTTAAAGAAGAATTTGAAGAATAA
- the rimP gene encoding ribosome assembly cofactor RimP: MFKKTVEDLLQTALDERQDLFLIDFNLSGDNAIKIVIDGDSGVLVEDCMFISRAIEHNIDRDEHDFSLEVLSSGATTPLTLPRQYKKHIGRHLEVKTLDSQNLEGELTNVNDEGVVLKWKAREPKPVGKGKVTVTKEANVTFNNIKEAKVKIKF; encoded by the coding sequence ATGTTCAAGAAAACCGTAGAAGACTTATTACAAACTGCCTTAGACGAAAGACAAGATTTGTTTTTAATAGATTTTAACTTGTCTGGAGATAATGCGATTAAGATTGTAATAGATGGTGATAGCGGAGTATTGGTAGAGGATTGCATGTTTATTAGCAGAGCGATAGAGCACAACATAGATAGAGACGAACATGATTTTTCTCTAGAGGTTTTATCATCTGGTGCAACAACCCCATTAACATTACCAAGACAATATAAAAAACATATTGGAAGACATTTAGAAGTAAAAACTCTGGACAGTCAAAACTTAGAAGGAGAGCTAACAAATGTCAACGATGAAGGGGTGGTTTTAAAGTGGAAAGCTAGAGAGCCAAAACCTGTTGGAAAAGGAAAAGTAACAGTAACCAAAGAGGCCAATGTTACATTTAATAATATTAAAGAAGCAAAAGTTAAAATAAAATTTTAA
- a CDS encoding universal stress protein — translation MNKILVPTDFSEQAENALRVAAMLAKKHDAEIYLLHMMEIPMQQIDPGAVQSDIPEALFFMKLAHRKFEDLLESDFLEGLTVHETVKADITFNEIKDSCKEFGIDLIVMGSHGASGLKEMFVGSNAEKVVRTSDIPVLVIKNEHKSFDISDFVFASDFKNDNKETYKQAVKFANAVGAKIHLLMVNTANNFITSYDAKKRINDFISGQTFENYTITIHNDTTVEQGVLNFSKDIDADLIGISTHGRQGIAHFFNSSISEDLVNHAKRPVITFKI, via the coding sequence ATGAATAAAATATTAGTCCCTACCGATTTTTCAGAGCAAGCAGAAAACGCCTTAAGGGTAGCTGCTATGTTAGCAAAAAAGCATGATGCAGAAATTTATCTCTTGCACATGATGGAAATACCAATGCAACAAATAGATCCTGGAGCTGTACAAAGTGATATACCCGAAGCTCTATTCTTTATGAAATTAGCTCACCGAAAATTTGAAGATCTTTTAGAAAGTGATTTCTTAGAAGGACTAACTGTACATGAAACCGTAAAGGCTGATATTACATTTAACGAAATTAAAGATTCCTGTAAAGAATTCGGAATTGACCTCATAGTAATGGGTTCTCATGGAGCTTCTGGTTTAAAAGAAATGTTTGTTGGTTCTAATGCCGAAAAAGTGGTTCGTACATCCGATATCCCTGTTTTAGTCATTAAAAATGAGCATAAGTCATTTGATATTTCGGATTTTGTTTTCGCATCAGATTTTAAAAATGATAATAAAGAAACCTATAAACAAGCCGTAAAATTTGCAAATGCCGTTGGAGCAAAAATTCATCTCTTAATGGTAAATACTGCAAATAATTTTATCACATCCTACGATGCAAAAAAACGTATCAATGATTTTATTTCAGGACAAACGTTCGAAAATTACACTATTACAATACATAACGACACTACTGTGGAACAAGGTGTACTTAATTTTTCAAAAGATATTGATGCTGATCTTATTGGTATTAGCACACATGGACGACAAGGTATCGCTCACTTTTTTAATAGTAGTATTAGTGAAGATTTAGTTAACCATGCTAAGCGACCAGTAATTACTTTCAAAATATAA
- a CDS encoding DUF2723 domain-containing protein has translation MTDFNFKKWNNILAWFAFAVAFAVYGFTIEPTVSFWDAGEYILTSSKLQVGHPPGAPLFQMLGAFFSMFALEPSQIGMLLNMMSAVSSAFTILFMFLTISILLVKLVKYDKDSSSSKGIAILGSALVGSLAFTFTDSFWFNAVETEVYAMATLIMAVMFYLALRWEQDMHKPRGNRWLILIAFVIGLSFGVHFMGLLTIPAIGLIYYFKNYKTITVKNFIIANIVSAAILLFIFKLLLPSTLKLFGYLEVFFVNSIGLPFNSGTIITALLVIGLFYFGLNYTRKKGMLHANTLVLCLMFIFIGFSSWMMLPIRANAQVIINENDPSDARELLAYYNLEQYPETHLFYGPQFTEIYSGADKDEPFVDEKKDYERDDELGKYIIINDWEQSKQNYNHEHASILPRMWSSEHAENYMMFTGLIDFKLDPNLQRRAYNEAIDAGYPEEDAGKYALSRKRQLDEIINDFRMRIANGEVDYEDYDQFLRRYGQQDLIVEQPSFIDNLAYMFQYQFGYMYWRYFMWNFTGRQNDIQGKYDDFNGNWISGIKAIDEIHLGLSQDNLPTEVVENKARNTYYFLPLLLGLIGFSFLIYSDMKRFWVLLVFFLLTGLAIQFYTNIRPFEPRERDYSVVGSFYVFAIWIGFGVYAIYDLLKSSVKSKFLAPAITFTCLIIVPGILAANNWDDHDRSGKYTANAMARKYLESCAPNSILFTIGDNDSFPLWYLQEIEGVRTDVRVVNTSLFQTDWYIDQMKRKAYESDPIPSQLTHKQYRGGNRDVLIRREITNDTIPINNFMDFVASEKPSTKFRYVVEKQGEDPRQYPSHLLNSNYFPTRSISIPVNKDVVLKNGIVKPKDADKIEDNLYAQIEGSYIYKNRLLMLDIIANNNWERPIYFTGGAFGADDYVWLKDYLQLDGMCYKLVPIKTPVDRANPYDMGRVDPDLMYDMVRSWEWGGSGENIYHDIETRRNGITYRGNLARLIEQLINEDKLDKAEEIADIAMAKMPVDKFGFYSLLEPYVSAYYEIGNVEKGRALYKDVAKKYQENLMYYCNLSLKNQERKVGEDIYLDIQRYRALIDILVIYNDKDFALEETKKFNSYLGLFDELMNRYSEDELPEVSENIDLKTTINDTIKNITPEE, from the coding sequence ATGACAGATTTTAACTTCAAAAAGTGGAATAATATTTTAGCATGGTTTGCTTTTGCTGTAGCATTTGCAGTTTATGGATTTACCATAGAACCAACTGTTAGTTTTTGGGATGCTGGAGAATATATTTTAACCTCATCTAAATTACAAGTTGGACACCCTCCTGGAGCTCCTTTGTTTCAAATGTTAGGTGCATTTTTCTCAATGTTTGCTTTAGAACCTTCCCAAATTGGAATGTTACTAAACATGATGAGCGCAGTATCTAGTGCCTTCACTATTTTATTTATGTTTTTAACCATTAGTATCCTTCTTGTTAAGTTGGTGAAGTACGATAAAGATTCTAGCTCAAGTAAAGGAATAGCTATTTTAGGTAGTGCTCTAGTTGGTAGTTTAGCTTTTACATTTACTGACTCTTTTTGGTTTAATGCAGTTGAAACAGAGGTATACGCCATGGCAACATTAATTATGGCTGTGATGTTTTATCTCGCTTTACGTTGGGAACAAGACATGCATAAACCTCGAGGTAATCGTTGGCTTATTCTTATTGCTTTTGTAATTGGGTTATCTTTTGGTGTTCACTTTATGGGCTTATTGACTATTCCAGCAATCGGATTAATCTATTACTTTAAAAATTATAAAACTATTACAGTCAAAAATTTTATAATAGCTAATATCGTTTCTGCAGCTATATTACTTTTTATATTTAAACTGTTATTGCCTTCTACATTAAAACTCTTTGGTTATTTAGAAGTATTTTTTGTGAATTCCATAGGGCTTCCTTTTAATTCTGGAACTATTATTACTGCTTTACTAGTGATTGGTTTATTCTACTTTGGACTAAATTACACCCGAAAGAAAGGCATGCTGCATGCAAACACTTTAGTGCTTTGCCTTATGTTTATTTTTATTGGTTTTTCATCATGGATGATGCTTCCTATTCGTGCAAATGCTCAAGTTATAATAAATGAAAATGACCCTTCTGATGCAAGAGAGCTTTTAGCATACTATAATCTAGAGCAATATCCTGAAACACACTTATTCTATGGGCCTCAGTTTACAGAAATTTATTCTGGAGCTGATAAAGACGAACCCTTTGTTGACGAAAAAAAGGACTACGAACGAGATGACGAGCTAGGCAAGTATATTATTATAAACGATTGGGAACAATCTAAGCAAAACTACAATCATGAGCATGCTTCAATTCTGCCAAGAATGTGGAGTAGTGAGCATGCTGAAAACTACATGATGTTTACTGGATTAATTGACTTTAAACTAGATCCAAATTTACAAAGGCGTGCATATAATGAAGCAATCGATGCAGGTTATCCTGAAGAAGATGCAGGAAAATATGCTTTAAGTAGAAAAAGGCAATTAGATGAAATCATAAATGATTTTAGAATGCGTATTGCTAATGGAGAAGTAGACTATGAAGACTACGATCAATTTTTAAGACGTTATGGACAACAAGATTTAATTGTAGAACAGCCATCATTTATTGATAATTTAGCTTATATGTTTCAATACCAGTTTGGATATATGTATTGGCGTTACTTTATGTGGAACTTCACAGGAAGACAAAACGATATTCAGGGAAAATATGATGACTTTAATGGAAATTGGATTTCTGGAATAAAAGCTATAGATGAAATTCACCTTGGCTTGTCTCAAGATAATCTACCTACTGAAGTCGTTGAGAATAAAGCAAGAAACACATATTATTTTTTACCATTATTACTTGGACTAATTGGGTTCTCTTTCTTAATTTATTCTGATATGAAACGCTTTTGGGTATTACTGGTATTTTTCTTGTTAACTGGTTTAGCTATTCAATTCTACACAAATATTAGACCTTTTGAACCTAGAGAACGTGACTATTCTGTTGTAGGTTCTTTTTATGTATTTGCTATCTGGATAGGCTTTGGTGTTTATGCCATTTATGATCTTTTGAAATCTAGTGTAAAGTCTAAATTTTTAGCACCTGCGATAACTTTTACGTGCCTAATTATTGTTCCAGGAATTTTAGCAGCAAATAACTGGGACGATCATGATCGTTCGGGTAAGTACACTGCTAATGCTATGGCTCGAAAATATTTAGAATCTTGTGCGCCAAATTCAATCCTATTTACCATTGGAGACAATGATTCTTTTCCATTATGGTACTTGCAAGAAATAGAAGGAGTTCGTACTGATGTTCGTGTAGTAAATACGAGTTTATTTCAAACCGATTGGTATATAGACCAAATGAAACGTAAAGCTTACGAAAGTGACCCAATTCCTTCACAATTAACGCATAAACAATATCGTGGTGGTAATAGAGATGTTCTTATTAGAAGAGAAATAACAAATGATACTATACCTATTAATAACTTTATGGACTTTGTTGCTAGTGAAAAACCAAGTACTAAATTTAGATATGTTGTTGAAAAGCAAGGCGAAGATCCAAGACAATATCCTAGTCATTTGTTAAACTCTAATTATTTTCCTACACGTTCTATTAGTATCCCTGTTAATAAAGATGTAGTTCTTAAAAATGGTATTGTTAAACCAAAAGATGCTGATAAAATAGAAGATAATTTGTACGCTCAAATAGAAGGTAGTTATATTTATAAGAATCGACTATTAATGCTCGATATTATAGCTAATAATAATTGGGAGCGACCAATTTATTTTACTGGTGGAGCCTTTGGTGCTGATGACTATGTTTGGTTAAAAGACTACTTACAATTAGATGGTATGTGTTACAAATTAGTCCCAATTAAAACACCTGTCGACAGAGCAAATCCTTATGACATGGGGCGCGTAGATCCAGATTTAATGTATGACATGGTGAGATCTTGGGAATGGGGAGGAAGTGGAGAAAATATCTATCATGATATTGAAACTAGAAGAAACGGAATTACATATCGAGGTAATTTAGCACGTTTAATAGAACAACTTATAAATGAAGATAAGTTAGATAAGGCAGAAGAAATTGCTGATATCGCTATGGCAAAAATGCCAGTTGATAAATTTGGGTTTTACTCCTTACTTGAGCCTTATGTAAGTGCCTATTATGAAATAGGAAACGTTGAAAAAGGAAGAGCGCTTTATAAAGATGTGGCTAAGAAATATCAAGAAAATTTAATGTATTACTGTAATCTCTCTCTAAAGAATCAAGAGCGCAAAGTTGGTGAAGATATTTATTTAGATATTCAGCGTTACAGAGCTTTGATCGATATTTTAGTAATCTATAATGATAAAGATTTTGCTTTAGAAGAGACTAAGAAGTTTAATAGTTATTTAGGGCTTTTTGATGAATTAATGAATCGATACAGTGAAGATGAGCTACCTGAAGTATCTGAGAATATTGACCTAAAAACTACAATTAATGATACTATTAAAAACATAACACCAGAAGAGTAA